The genomic region CCCGCTGGGGTTCGTCAGGCCCGCCGGTGGGCTATCTCGTCTGGCCCGACGGTGCGAAGGCGCCGCTGGCGTCCCGCGCCGAGGAGCTGGTCGTCCTGGCTGCCCAGGAGGCCGTCCCACGGTGAGGCCGGACGTCGGGCGGCAGGGCGCACGCGCCCGGGACTTGAAATCCTACCTGTCTGATAGGAAAATCGGTTCATGCTGCTTGTTCGGCTGTTCACCTCCCGCCGAGTCGTCGACCTGATGAGGGTCGCCGCGCAGCTCTGTCCGACGGCGCCCAGCCCCGCCTGAGCGGGCCGCCCCTGCCGCCTGGACCCATCCCTCGGGAGGAACGCCATGACCTCGTCCGCGGACGACGTGACCGATGCCGACGCCGATGCGCTGCGGACGTTGCTGCGCCACCAGGCCAGCACCGTCACGGTGGTCACCGCCCCCGGCTCGCCGCCGGTCGGCTTCACCGCGACCTCGTTCACCTCGGTGTCGCTGTCGCCACCGATCGTCTCGTTCTGCCTGAACCTCGGCTCGTCGAGTTGGCCGACGCTGGGGCGGGCCCGACACGTGGCGGTGCATCTGCTCGCCCACGGCCAGCACGAGTTGGCCCAGACCTTCGCCACCAGCGGCATCGACAGGTTCGCCGCGCCCACCCGGTGGCGGCCCGGCCCGCAGGGTGCGCCAATTCTCGACGGCACCCTGGCCTGGCTCCTGTGTCGGGTCGTCGACCGGGTGACGGTCGGCGACCACGTCGTGGTGCTGGCCGAGCCGGAACTGCTGCGGCACGCCGACGTGGGCTCGCCGTTGCTCTACCACCGAGGCCGTTACGCCGGTCTCGCGGACGCTCCGGACGGGCCGGTCCGTCGGGCCGCCGCCTGACGGCTCACAACCTGACGGCCATCCCGGCCGACGCGGGGCGGTGACTGCCCCGACCGGCCGCGACCTGACCGGAGCGCCGGCCCGCCACAATTCGGGAGGATGCCATGCGTGCCATCGTCGCCGCACCGGATGCTGTCGACGGGTTCCGGGTGACGGAGGTTCCCGACCCGGCGCCCGGGCCGGGGCAGGTGCTCGTCGAGGTGCGGCACGCCGCCGTCAACGCCGGCGAGGTCCGCCACCTCGACGTCTGGCCGGCCGGCAGCGTGCTCGGCCACGACGCCGCCGGGCACGTGCTGCGCGGCGCCGAGGACGGCAGCGGCCCCCGGCCGGGTGACCGGGTGCTCGCCTTCGGGCAGGGGGCCTGGGCGCAGCGTGCGGTGTACGAGGTGGACAGTGTCGCGGTGGTTCCCCCGGCCGTCGACCTGGCCGAGGTGGCCGCGCTGCCGATGGTCGGCCTCACCGCGTTGCGCACGCTGCGGGCGTCCGGTCCGCTGCGCGGTCGCCGGGTGCTGGTCACCGGCGCGTCCGGGGGAGTGGGTCGGGTGGCGGTCCAACTCGCCCGGCACTTCGGCGCGTACGTGCTCGCGGTGGTCGGCTCGGCGGCGCGGGGCGAGGGACTGGCCGCGCTCGGCGCCGACGAGGTGATCGTCGGCCTCGATGGCGGCGTCGAGCATGTCGACGTGGTGCTGGAGACCGTGGGCGGCGCCCAGTTGGTGGCCGCGTGGGGTCTGCTGACGCCCGGTGGGGTGCTGCACAGCATCGGCTGGGCATCCGGTGCGCCTGCCGTCTTCCCGGTGAACTCGACCTTCGCCCCGGGCGTCGCGCGAACGCTGCGGTCCTTCGGCGACACGTCGTCGCCGGCGGCGGATCTGGCGCTGCTGGTGGACCTCGTGGCCCGGGGAGTGTTGCGGGCGCCGATCGGCTGGCGCGGATCGTGGCACCACCTCGGGGAGGCGGTCGGCGCGCTGCGGGAGCGTCGGGTGCCGGGGAAGATCCTGCTCGATCTGGACTGAGCACGGCGTCGGGCGGCTGCCCGGTGGGCCGGTCCCGGCTCGCGTGCACGTCCGGGCCGGACCACCGGACACAATCCCTTTAAATCCTATAGCTTTAGTAGGTATTACGTCAACGAATCGGCCCCGCCACGTGCGATAGCCGACATCCGTCGATCGATTCGTTGACACCACCCCGGCGGTGACTGTGGACTCGGCTCATGTCCAGCGAGCTGCGGCTGACGATCCGCGGCCACATCGACTTCGGTCGGGTGTGGTCGAGTTCCTGTCTGGCCTGACCCGGCACCCTCGCCCGTACCCGGCCCGCCACACCGGCCGCCGAGGTGGGGCTCACCGCCGAGCCGACCGCCGCGCCATCCGCACCGACACCCCCTGACCGGCCCGCCCAACCGCGCGGGAGTCGGGTGTCGGCGTACCCGAAACCGCCTGTCTGGACAGGAGACCTCGCCATGCCCGCCCGCCGTCTGCGTACTCTCGCCGCCGCCACAATCGCCCCGCTGCTCGCCGTCCTCGCCGGTTGCTCCACAGGCGCCGCCCCCGCCGCCGAGGCGGCCGGCGAGCCCCGCTCCGGCGGCGCCCTCACCTGGGCCGTGGAGACCGAGCCGATCACCCTCAACCCGCACCAGTACGCCCAGGCCAAGGCCCGCCTCCTGGTCTGGAACACCTTCGAGTCCCTGCTCACGTACGACAAGCAGGGAAAGCTGGTGCCCTGGCTCGCCACCGGCTGGCAGGCCGCCCCGGACGGCAGGTCCTACACCCTGACGCTTCGCGACGGGGTGACCTTCACCGACGGGACGCCGCTGGACGCGGCCGCAGTCAAGGCCAACATCGACAAACTCCGCGAGCCCGGGTACGCGCCGGGCGTCGCCGCCGTGCAACTGCGCAACCTCAAGGCCGTCGAGGTGGTCGACCCGCGCACCGTACGGCTCATCCTCACCACGCCCGACGTGCTCATCCTCGACTTCCTCGCCTCCCCGCAGGGCGCCCAGGTCTCGCCGAAGTCGCTTCGCGAGGCGAAGAACCTCAAGGCCGGCGGCGTCGACGTCGTCGGCACCGGGCCGTTCGTGCTGGACCGCTACGTCCCCGGCCAGGAGCTGCACTACCGGCGCAATCCCGGCTACGACTGGGCGCCGCCCACCGCGACCCACACCGGCCCCGCCTACCTTGACGAGATCACCTACCGGTTCCTCAAGGAGTCGGCGGTGCGCGTCGGCGCCCTCACCTCCCGCCAGGTGCAGCTCGTCGAGGGCGTGCCCGCCACCGACCAGCCCCTGGTGACCGCCAACCGGACGCTGCGCCTCACCCGGGAGCTGAACTCCGGCTCGGCCTACTCCTACTACTTCAACACCTCGCACGCGCCCTTCGACGACCTGCGGGTCCGGCAGGCGTTCCGGGAGGCCGTCGATGTCGACACCGTGCTGAGGTCTGTCTACCGCGACACCGCCACCCGCGCCTGGAGCGTGATCAGCCCGTCCAGCCCGCTGTACGACAAGAGCCTCGACGGCGGGTACGGCGGCGACGTCGCCAAGGCGAACGCCCTGCTCGACCAGGCCGGCTGGGCGACGCGTGACGCGGAGGGCTTCCGGGTGCGCGACGGCAGGCGGCTCACCGTACGGCTGGTGCAGGCCGCCCCGTACGTCCGCGACCGCCGCGACGTCCTCGCGCAGGCCGTCCAGGCCGCCGTGAAGCAGAGCGCCGGCATCGACCTGAAGATCGCACTTGTCGACCAGGGCACCGCCACCCAGGCGTTCGAGCGCAACGCGTACGAGGTCTTCGACAACTCGCGAGCCGACACCGACGCGGGCGCGGCGCTGAACCTGCTGCTGCACTCGAAGGGCGGCATCAACCGCACCCGCGCCAACGATCCCCGCACCGACAAGCTCCTGGAAGCCGGTCAGGCCACCGCCGATCAAGCGAAGCGGGCCGGCATCTACGCGCAGCTCCAACAGCGTGTCGTCGCCGAGCAGGCCCTGGTGCTCCCGCTCTACGCGCCGGCCGACCAGATCGCGGCCAGCACCAGCGTCGGCGGGGTCCGCTTCGAGCCCACCGCCGGGGTTCCCGCAAGCGCGTACGACCTGTGGATCGGCAGGTGACATGAACAGCTCACCCCTGCGCGCGGCGGCCCGCCGGCTCGCCGCCGGACTTGTCGTCCTCTGGGCCGCCGCCACCGCCGCGTACCTGGCCCTGCTTGTCGCGCCCGGAAACACGGTGGACACGATCGTCGGCGACGGGGCGGACACCCCGCAGATCCGTGCCCAGATCATCGCCGAGTGGAGCCTGGACCGGCCCGCGGTCGTCCAGTACCTCGACTACCTGCGGCGGCTCGCCGGCGGCGACCTGGGCCGCTCCTACTTCCTGCAACGGCCCGTCGCAGAGGTGATCGGCGAACAGCTCGCACCCACGCTCGCCCTCGCCCTCGCCGCCGCGGGCCTCGGGGTGCTGCTCGCCCTCGTCCTCGCCGTCGCCACCGCCGGGGACCGTCGTCCCTGGCTCCGCAGGGCCAGCTCCGGCGCCGAACTGCTGCTGGTCTCCACCCCACCCTTCCTGATCGGCATCGTGCTGCTCAGCGTCCTGTCGTTCCGGTTCGGACTGTTCCCGGTCTCCGGCGACCAGGGCATCGGCGCGCTGGTGCTGCCCGCCGTCACGCTTGCGCTGCCCGTCGCGGGACTGCTCGCCCAGGTGCTCCGCGACGGGCTCGACCGGGCACTCGACGAGCCGTTCGTGCTGACCGCCCGGTCCCGGGGCGTACGGGAACGAACTGTGCTCCTGCGGCACGCGCTGCGGCACGCGCTGCTGCCGGCCGTCACCCTTGCCGGCTGGCTCTTCGGCATCCTGCTGGGCGGCGCCGTCATCGTCGAGCAGGTCTTCGGTCGACCCGGCCTCGGCCAGGTCACTCTCACGGCGGTGACAAGCAAGGACATGCCTGTGGTGCTGGCGGTGGTCACCCTGTCCGCCGCCGTCTACGTCGCGGTCAACACCATCGCGGACCTGACGTACCTGCTTGTCGACCCGCGCCTGAGGAGGAGCTGACCCGATGACAGTCACCCTGGCCCCGGCAACCACCGACGCGCACATACCCCACCCGTCCACCCCGCCCGCCCCGACCGTCCGCCGACGCCGGTGGCGACCAGGGCTGCTCACCGCCGGGGCGTACCTGCTCCTGCTCGTGGTCGCCGCGGTCTGGCCGGCGGTCCTGGCGCCCGGTGACCCGCTCGCGGCGGACCCGCTGGGAGTGCTCGAAGCGCCGAGCGCCGCGCACTGGTTCGGCACCGACCACCTCGGCCGTGACGTGTGGACCCGGGTCGTGCACGGGGCCGGGCACTCGCTCACCATCGGGGTGGCCGCCACGGCGATCGCTGTCACCGGCGGCGTGCTGCTCGGTCTGCTCGCCGGTCTCACCCACCGGCTCGCCGACGAGACCCTCAGCCGCGCCTTCGACGCCATCTCGGCCTTTCCGATCCTGCTCCTGGCGTTGCTGTTCATCGCCGTCGCCGGGCCGGGCACGGTCAGCCTGATCATCGCCATCGGCGTCGCCACCCTGCCGCACCACGCCCGGGTGGTGCGTGGTCAGACACTGCTCGTCCGCCGCGCCGCATACGTCGAACAGGCAGTCACCTTCGGCCTGTCCCGACGCCGGCTGGTGGCGCGGCACGTCCTGCCCAACGTGATCGGCCCGGTGCCGGTTCTCGCGGTGATCGGGCTCGGCGAGGCGATCATGATCGCCGCCGGGCTCAGCTTCCTCGGCATGGGTCCACAGCCACCGTCGCCCGAGTGGGGCGCGATGCTCTCCGAGGGACGCAACTACCTCCAGGTGGCCTGGTGGATCACCGTCCTGCCCGGCGTCGCGGTCACCGCGACAGTCGTGGCGTTGACAGTCGTCGGCCGGCACTGGCAGACCCGCTTCGACGGGCGGCAGCGCTGATGGCCCCCCTGCTCGCGGTCGAGGACCTGCACGTCGACTTCGACACCCCCACCGGACGGGTCGCGGCGGTCCGAGGGATCAGCCTCACCGTCGAGCGCGGCGAGTGCGTGGCCATCGTCGGCGAGTCCGGGTCCGGCAAGAGCGTCACCGCCCGTACCCTGGTCGGCCTCGCCGGCCCCGGCGCGAGCGTCCGCGCCGCCCGGCTCGACCTTGCCGGCCAGGATGTCCGTGGCCACCGCCCACGGGACTGGCGACGGGTACGCGGACGGCTCGCCGGGCTCGTCCTGCAGGACGCGTTGGTCTCCCTCGACCCGCTGCGTACCGTGGGCGCCGAGATCGGCGAGGTGCTCGCCACCCACGGCATCGTCGGCCGCCGCGAACGGGCCGGCCGGGTCACCCATTTGCTCGACGAGGTCCACCTCCCGGAGCCGGAGCGCCGCGCCCGGCAGTACCCGCACCAGCTCTCCGGCGGGCTGCGGCAGCGGGCGCTCATCGCCTCGGCGATCGCCGGGGAACCGGCCCTGCTCATCGCCGACGAGCCGACCACCGCGCTTGACGTCACCGTGCAGGCGCAGATCCTGCGGCTGCTCGCCGAGCGGCGGGCAGCCGGGGTGAGTCTGCTGCTGATCAGCCACGACCTCGCGGTGGTCGCCCAGGTCGCCGACCGGGTGCTGGTCATGCGCGACGGTCGGATCGTCGAGCACGGCCCCACCGCCGGGCTGCTGCGGGCCCCGGCACATCCGTACACCCGGCAGTTGCTGGCGGCGGTGCCCTCGGCGTCGTCGCGGGGGTACCGGCTCGCCGCCGCCGCGGTCGGGCGTGACGGCGGCGTCGCGCGGCGGGAGGCGCTGCCCGCCCGTCCCGAGGTCCGCCCGGGCGACACGCTTCTCGACGCGACCGGGTTGACCAAGAGGTACGGCGACCACACGGTCGTGCGGGACGTCTCCTTCACCATCGCGCGGGGCGAGACGTTGGGGCTGGTGGGGGAGTCCGGGTCCGGTAAGAGCACCCTGGCCCGGATCGTCGCCGGCCTCCTGGCCGCCGACTCCGGCGCCGTCACCTTCGAGAACGCGCCGTGGTCCGGGGTGCCCGAACGGGTCCGTCGCCCGCTGCGCCGCCGGCTGCAACTGATCTCCCAGGACCCCCTGAGCTCCTTCGACCCGCGCTACCGCGTAGCCCAGGTCGTCGGGGAGAACCTCGACCCCGACGTCCGTCGGGGCGATCGCCGCGACCGTGTCGTCGACCTGCTGCGTCGCGTCGGCCTCGGGCCGGAGCTGCTCGACCGGCACCCGCGACAGCTCTCCGGCGGACAGCGGCAGCGCGTCGCCATCGCCCGCGCGATCGCCCCACGACCCACCCTGATCGTCTGCGACGAGCCGGTCTCCGCGCTCGACGTCTCGGTCCAGGCCCAGGTCCTCGACCTGCTGGCCGATCTGCGTGCCACCGACGGCACGGCTCTGCTCCTCATCTCCCACGACCTGGGCGTGGTGCACCACCTCAGCGACCGCGTGCTGGTCATGCACGACGGCGCGGTGGTCGAGCAGGGCCCGGTCGGCGATGTCTTCACCTACCCCCGACACGACTACACCCGGTCCCTGCTCGACGCGTTGCCCACGCTCGTCACGGCCGGCCGACCGCAGGAGGTACGCCAATGACCGAGAAGACCCTGCACCTGGCCGTGGCACTTGACGGCCTGGGCTGGCACCCGGCGGCCTGGCGGCGCTCGCGCGCCGGAGCGTCAGCGCCGCTGACCGCCCGCTACTGGGCCGCGCTCGCCGGCGAGGCCGAGAAGGCCACTCTGGACCTGCTCACCATCGAGGACAGCCTCGACCTCCAGTCGTCGCGGCCCGACGGCCCGGACGGCCGCGCCGACGAGCTCCGGGGGCGTCTCGACGCGGTGCAGATCGCGGCCGGGGTCGCCCCGCTGACCCGGCACATCGGGCTGGTCCCGACCACCAGCACCACCCACACCGAACCGTTCCACGTCTCGACCGCCGTGGCCACGCTTGACCACATCAGCGGTGGGCGGGCCGGTTGGCGGCCCCGGGTCTCGGCCCGCCGAGCCGAGGCCGGGCACTTCGGCCGCCGCGAGATCCCCGTGCTGGACCCGACCCGGCTCGACGAGCCGGAGACGGTACGGCTCGTCGGCGACCTCTTCGCCGAGGCCGGCGACGCGGTGGACGTGGTACGCCGACTCTGGGACAGCTGGCAGGACGACGCCGAGATCCGGGACGTGGCGACAGGCCGTTTCGTGGATCGGGACCGGCTGCACTACGTCGACTTCACCGGGCGGTGGTTCTCGGTCAAGGGCCCCTCCATCGTGCCCCGGTCACCGCAGGGCCAGCCGGTGGTCGCCGTGCTGGCCCACTCGTCGGTGCCGTACGCCTTCGCCGCCCGGCACGCCGACGTCGTCTTCGTCACCCCGACCGACCCCGGACACGCCGCCGCCGTCGTCGCGGAGGTCCGGGCTGTCGAGGAGACAGTCGGCCGCGGCGGGCCACCGCTGCGCGTCCTCGCCGACCTGGTCGTGCTGCTCGACGAGACGCCGACGCTCGCCCGCAAGCGCAGGAACCGTCTCGACGACCTGCACGGCGCGCCGTTCACGTCGGACGCGGCCCTCTTCTCCGGTACGCCGGGGCAGCTCGTCGACCTGCTGGTCGAGTGGCACCGGGCCGGGGTGGACGGTTTCCGGCTGCGGCCGGCCGTCCTCCCCGACGATCTGACCGCGATCACCCGGGCGCTGGTGCCGGCGCTGCGTGCACGCGGTCTCTTCCGCGCCGGATATCCGGGCGGGACGCTTCGTGGCCTGCTCGGCCTGACCCGACCGGCCAGCCGCTACGCCGTCGCCGCGACCGCCTGAGTCTGGAGACCGTCATGCCCAAGCAGATCATCCTGGCCGCGCACTTCCCCGGCGTGAACAACACCACGGTCTGGAGCGATCCGGACTCCGGCAGCCAGATCGACTTCTCCTCCTTCGTCCACCTGGCCCGCACGGCGGAACGGGGCACGTTCGACTTCATCTTCCTCGCCGAAGGGCTGCGCCTGCGCGAGCAGCGAGGCCGCATCCACGACCTGGACGTGGTCGGCCGCCCGGACACGTTGACCCTGCTCGCCGCCCTCGCCGCGGTCACCACCCACCTGGGCCTGGCCGGCACGCTCAACACGACCTTCCGGGAGCCGTACGAGCTGGCCCGCCAGTTGGCCAGCCTCGACCACCTCTCCGGTGGGCGGGCCGCCTGGAACGTCGTCACCACCTCCGACGCGTTCACCGGGGAGAACTTCCGCCGGGGCGGCTACCTCGACCGTTCGCTGCGCTACGAACGGGCCGCCGAGTTCGTGCGTACCGCCCGGACGCTGTGGGAGTCGTGGCCGGCGGGAGCGATCGTGGGGGACCAGGACGGCGGCCGGTACGTCGCGGACGCCGACCCGGGCGCCTTCGCCCACCACGGCGACCAGTTCGACATCGCCGGGCACTTCACCGTTCCGCGCAGTCCGCAGGTGCACCCGGTGATCCTGCAGGCCGGCGACTCGCCCGACGGGCGCGAGTTCGCGGTGTCCAGCGCGGATGCGATCTTCTCGCGGCACGGCACCCTGGAGGCCGGTCAGGAGTTCTACCGGGACGTGAAGTCCCGGCTGGCCCGGTTCGGTCGCCACCCCGACGAGTTGAAGATCATTCCCGGGGTCACAGTCGTCCTCGGTGACACCGACGCCGAGGCGCAGGAACGCGCCCACCACATCCGCCGCCAGCAGGTCAGTCCGCAGACCGCGATCCTGTTGGTGGAGCAGCTGTGGAACCGTGACCTGTCCGGGTACGACCCCGACGGCCCGCTGCCCGCCGAGGACCCGGACGTCACCGCCGACACGATCAGCAGGGGTCGGGCCGGCATGTACCCCGACCCGGTCGCCACCGCCCGGCAGTGGCGGACGTTGGCCGAGGAGAAGGGCCTCGGCATGCGCGACCTGGTCATCGAGGTCACCGGCCGGCAGTCGTTCGTCGGCACCGCGCGGCAGGTCGCCGAGCGGATGGACCACTTCGTGCAGTCCGACGCCGCCGACGGGTTCATCCTGGTGCCGCACCTGACCCCGGGTGGTCTCGACGAGTTCGTCGACCAGGTCGTTCCGCTGCTGCAGGAGCGCGGAGTGTTCCGCGCCGAGTACACCGGCACCACCCTGCGTGACCACCTCGGCCTCGGCCCCGCCCGCCCGGTCACCCCGGTCGGTGCGGCGTGAGCCCGCCGGTCACCGTGTGCCGGCGACGCGGGGACGATCCGGACGCCGCCGCCCTGCGCGCGGCGATGACCACGGAACTGCGTCGGCGGTACGCCGACCGCCCCGCCGACCCGATCCACCTGCCGGACACCCAGGTGCTCGCCCCGACCTCGGTGGCCTGGACGGGTGTGGCGTACACCGTCGACGCCACGCCGGTCGGGCACGCCGCGCTGCGCTGGCACGGCCCCGACCTGGAACTCAAACGGATGTACGTGCTGCCCGCCCATCGGGGGCGCGGAGTCGCCGCGATCCTGCTCGACGCGGTCCGCGAGGCCGCCGGCCAGCTCGGCGCGGCACGGATCGTGCTGCAGACCGGTGACCGCCAGCCCGACGCGGTCCGCCGGTACGAGCGGGCGGGCTACCACCCGATCCCGGTCTTCGCCCCGTACGACGCCCTGCCGTACTCGCGCTGCTTCGCCCTTGCGGTGCGCCCGCCCCTGACCCTGCCGCCGAAAGTGACGGTCCCGGCATGAAGTTTCTGCTGATAACCCTGATCACCCATCTGCCCGACCCGGTCACCGGCCGGCGCAGGAGCACCACCGACCGGTTCCGCGAGGTGATCGACACCGCAGTTCTCGCCGAGGAGCTCGGCTTCGACGGGTACGGCGTCGGCGAGCGGCACGAACGCCCCTTCATCTCCTCCTCGCCGCCTGTGGTGCTGAGCCACATCGCGGCCCGGACCGCCACGATCCGGCTCTTCACCGCTGTCACCACCCTGAGCCTGCTCGATCCGGTCCGCGCCTACGAGGACTACGCCACCCTCGACCACCTCTCCGACGGACGGCTCGAACTGATCATCGGCAAGGGCAACGGCGCCGCGCAGGCCCAGCTCTTCCACGTCACCGCCGACGACCAGTGGGACCGCAACCGGGAGGGCTACGAGCTGTTCCGTCGGCTCTGGCGGGAGGAGAAGGTGACCTGGTCCGGGACGTACCGGCCGTCGCTCACCGAGGCCGAGACCTGGCCCCGCCCGCTGCAACAGCCCATCCGGGTCTGGCACGGCAGTGCCACCAGCAGGGAGTCGGTCGACCTCGCCGCCCGCTACGGCGACCCGATCTTCTCGGCCAACGTCACCAACCCCATCGAGCCCTACGCCGAGCTGATCCGCCACTACCGGGATCGGTGGGTCCACTACGGACACGACCCGGCCGACGCCCTCGTCGGCGCCGGGACCGCGGGATTCCACGTGGCGCGCACGTCGCAGGAGGCGATCGAGAGGTACCGGCCGATCTTCGACGCCCGGCTCGCCGCGTTCGGCCGGCTCGGCATTCCGCCGGTCTTCCACACCCTGTCCGACGCCATCGAGCGCAGCTCGATGCTCGTGGGAAGTCCGCAGCAGATCATCGACAAGGTGCTGCGCTACCACGAGCAGTTCGGCCACGAGGTCATCCACCTCCAGGCCGACCACGACGGGCTGACCGACAAGCAGCACCGGGAGAGCCTGGAGCTGTTCCAGGCCGAGGTGGCGCCGGTGCTGCGCCGGGAGATCCCCAGCCGCCCCTTCCGCGCGCCGGTGACCGCCGTCGCGCCGGCCTGACCAGAAACGGGGACCACGATGTCAGCGACCCCTCTGTCCGTTCTCGATCTCTGCCCGGTTCCCGCCGGCGGCACCGTCACCGACGCGCTGCGCAACACGGTCGACCTGGCCGGCCGGGCCGAGCAGTCCGGCTACCACCGCTACTGGCTGGCCGAGCACCACCTCGCCGCAGGCGTGGCCAGTTCGGCGCCGGCCGTGCTCATCGGGCAGGTGGCCTCGGCCACAAGCGTGCTCCGCGTCGGCTCCGGCGCGGTCCAGGTCGGCCACCGCACCGCCCTGTCGGTGGTCGAGGAGTTCGGCACCCTCGCCGCCCTGTATCCGGGGAGGATCGACCTCGGCCTGGGCCGGTCCGGACAGCGGCGTGTGGAGGCCGTCCGAGAACTCGCCGCGTCCACCCCGCCGCCGCAGGCCGAGGCCCGGGTGGTCGACGGACTGCTGATCCCGCCGCCGTTCTCCTACGCCGGCGTGCTCGCCTCCCCCCGATTCGCCCTGAGCAGCTCGCTGCTGCACCAGCCGGGCGCGCAACCGCCGGCCTTCGCCGACCAGCTGGCCGACGTGCTGGCCCTGCTGCGCGGCGACTACACCGACGCCGACGGCCTGGACGCGCACGCCGTTCCGGGGGAGGGCGCCGACCTGCGGGTGTGGCTGCTGGGCAGCAGCGGCGGGGAGAGCGCACAACTCGCCGGCGCGCTGGGCCTGCCCTTCGCCGCCAACTACCACGTCAGCCCCTCCTCGGTGCTCGACGCGGTCGCCGCCTACCGGGCCGCGTTCCGGCCCTCGGCCGTGTTGACGCAGCCGTACGTGGTGGTCTCCGCCGACGTCGTGGTCGCCGAGACCGACGAGGCCGCACACCGCCTCGCCACGCCGTACGGGCCCTGGGTGCGCAGCATCCGCAGTGGCGAGGGGGCCATCCCGTTCCCCAGCCCGGAACAGGCCGCCGCGCTGCCCTGGACCGACGCCGACCGTCGGCTCGTCGCCGACCGGGTCGACACGCAGTTCGTCGGCTCGCCCGGCACGGTCACCGAGCGACTGCGGACCCTGCGCGACGTCACGGGCGCCGACGAGTTGCTGATCACCACGATCACGCACGCGCACGCCGACCGGGTCAGCTCCTACGAGCTGCTCGCCAAGGAGTGGCGGGACTGACCGCGCTCGTCGCCGTACACGGCTGCCGGTTCCCCTGGTCGTCGAGCGCTGCCATAATGACTGTGGCGCCCGTCGATACGGCCGGGCCCGGGGGAAGCCCTCCGCGGAGCGCGGATGGTGGGTCGTAACCCGGAGGCCGCCATGGACCTTGTCCCCGACACCAGCGCCCTTTCCCCCATCGTCGATCTGCTCGGCGCCGCGCTGCAACTGGCAGCCGCGGTGGTCAGCCTGCTTGCCGTCGGCGCCGCCCGTGGCCGTCGCGGAGATCGACGTGGCAGGCGCGACGACGACGCCTCGGCCCCATAACGCGGGAATACGATCCAGCGGGGATGACCCGCAACATCCATGCACCTCAATATGATGATCGCTATCTCGAATCAAGGTGCGCTCACGAGGCGTACCGTCCTGATGCGGAGGAATGCATGGTTCGCTGGCGTACCCTCACCGGCCTGGTGGCCGCCGCGCTGGCCGCGGCCAGCCTCACCCTCGCGGCGCCCGCCGCCGCGGCCGACAGCCCCGTCACGCCGAACGTCGTGGGCGGCACCCGCGCCGCGCAGGGCGAGTTCCCGTTCATGGTGCGGCTCTCGATGGGGTGCGGCGGGGCCCTCTACAGCTCCCGGCTGGTGCTCACCGCGGCGCACTGCGTGGGTTCGACAGGCACCAACACCAGCATCACCGCGACCCTCGGGACTGTCGACCTCCAGTCGTCCAGCCGGATCACCGTCCGGTCCAACTACGTCTACCGCGCTCCCGGCTACAACGGCGCCGGGAAGGACTGGGCGCTGATCCGCCTGGCCACCCCCGTGACCGGGTTGAGCACGTTGAAGATCGCCACCACCACCGCGTACGACAGCGGCA from Micromonospora lupini harbors:
- a CDS encoding S1 family peptidase, with product MVRWRTLTGLVAAALAAASLTLAAPAAAADSPVTPNVVGGTRAAQGEFPFMVRLSMGCGGALYSSRLVLTAAHCVGSTGTNTSITATLGTVDLQSSSRITVRSNYVYRAPGYNGAGKDWALIRLATPVTGLSTLKIATTTAYDSGTFTIAGWGAAREGGGQQRYLLKATVPFVSDSTCNSNYGGDLIPAEEICAGYASGGTDTCQGDSGGPMFRRDATNAWIQVGIVSWGNGCARPNYPGVYTQVSYFASSIASAAASLGG